A stretch of the Ascaphus truei isolate aAscTru1 chromosome 4, aAscTru1.hap1, whole genome shotgun sequence genome encodes the following:
- the LOC142493082 gene encoding sulfotransferase 6B1-like isoform X2 has product MSSSEQKSKTNQEKAMEAMEQIAKEASKKSAEELVFTYKGVLYPSAICSQETFQALECFEAREEDLLAVTYPKCGTNWIVQILHEMVYPMQNDHPTLHQAMIEFGKPEKVQKLKDRPSPRVLSSHLYYDDIPKSILEKKVKILVIFRNPKDTAVSYFHFYNSNPVLPTYSSWDLFFKDYMSGKVCCGSYFDHALAWNKHIDEENVLIITFEEMKELLRLPGAGWHIFGLGQVRSTSSGITHRMPLHKCSR; this is encoded by the exons ATGTCCAGCTCCGAGCAGAAAAGCAAGACTAACCAGGAAAAAGCCATGGAAGCCATGGAGCAAATAGCTAAGGAAGCTAGCAAGAAATCAGCTGAGGAGCTGGTGTTTACTTATAAAGGGGTTCTGTACCCCAGTGCTATCTGTAGTCAGGAGACCTTCCAAGCGTTAGAATGTTTTGAGGCCAGAGAAGAGGATTTGCTGGCTGTAACTTATCCCAAATGCG GAACAAATTGGATTGTCCAGATACTACATGAGATGGTATATCCCATGCAGAATGACCACCCAACATTACACCAAGCGATGATTGAATTTGGGAAACCGGAGAAAGTACAG AAACTGAAAGACCGACCTTCACCAAGAGTTTTGTCATCACATCTATATTATGATGACATCCCGAAATCCATATTGGAGAAGAAAGTTAAG ATCTTAGTGATTTTTCGGAATCCAAAAGACACAGCTGTATCGTATTTTCATTTCTATAACAGTAATCCGGTGCTTCCTACCTACAGTTCTTGGGATTTGTTTTTCAAGGATTACATGAGTGGAAAAG TATGCTGTGGATCCTATTTTGATCATGCTCTTGCCTGGAACAAACACATTGATGAGGAGAATGTCTTGATAATTACCTTTGAAGAGATGAAAGAG cttctgaggttaccaggGGCTGGCTGGCACATTTTTGGGCTTGGGCAAGTAAGGTCCACCAGCTCAGGTATCACCCACCGAATGCCTTTACACAAGTGTAGCAGGTAA